The Thermosynechococcus sp. HN-54 DNA segment AAGTGGCTCCATGGGCTAAAACCGTCTGTGCTACCGTGACCGCGCCATGACCATAGGCATCTGCTTTCACCACGGCTAAGAGTTCCGTTGTCGGTGCCAGCCACTGGCGGAGATGTTGGGTGTTGGCTGCCAAGGCGGCCAAATCAATTTCGATCCACGCGCGCTCACACTCATGGGAACTGGTGAGCTGTTCCTGACTGAGCATTGTTTTTCCTATCCTCACACCATAATTCCCTAGTAGGGGGTGACCAACCCTACAGCCACTGACGGTCTGTGATTCAATGTATAGCACTCTATGTTCAGTCTTAGCGTCAATCATTCGGTTCTTAGCAAAACCTGCTAGAGTGGCACTACAGCTCTTTTCTAAGACCTAGGGCCTATCAAGGGGATGCCTTGTGGCTCTCACGGTTTTTGAGCGTGTTCCATCTCCGTAAAAAGGGCGGTAGATTGGCTGTGGTTGCCCTCTGTCTGAACGGGGCAATGTCATTTTTGTTGGTGTGAGGTCGAGGTTCGAGTGGACAACTGGCACAAGACATCCCTAGGGCTAAATCCTCTGGGAGCGATTGGCGTGTTTGACAGTGGGGTGGGGGGCTTAACGGTTTTACAGGCACTCCAAAGCCTTTTACCCCAAGAATCGTTTCTCTACTTTGGTGATACGGCACGGTTGCCCTATGGAACTCGCCGCCGCAGTGAAATTCTCCAATATGTGCGGGAGATTCTAACGTGGATGCATTCCCAAGGCGTCAAGATGGCGGTGATGGCCTGCAACACCAGTTCAGCCCTTGCCCTGGCACAGGTGCGTAGTGAGTTTCCCTTTCCGATCCTTGGCTTGATTGTCCCCGCTGCCAAGATGGCGGTCACTCTAGGAGAGCGCATTGGTGTCATTGCTACCCCCGCAACGGTTAAAAGCGGTGCCTATGCACGGGCACTTCAGGAACTCTCACCCACAGTGGCGATCGCCCAAGTGGCTTGCCCTGAGTTTGTCCCCCTTGTGGAAAGTAACTGCTTAGAGGGCGATCGTGTCCATCGCATTGTTCGTCAGACCCTAAAACCTCTAGTTGACTTTGACCCCGATACCCTCATTTATGGTTGCACCCATTACCCCCACCTGCGCCATGTGATTGAACAGTATTTGCCCGCAACGGTTCATCACCTTGATCCTGCCCATGCCGTTGCCCGTGCAACAGTG contains these protein-coding regions:
- the murI gene encoding glutamate racemase; the protein is MDNWHKTSLGLNPLGAIGVFDSGVGGLTVLQALQSLLPQESFLYFGDTARLPYGTRRRSEILQYVREILTWMHSQGVKMAVMACNTSSALALAQVRSEFPFPILGLIVPAAKMAVTLGERIGVIATPATVKSGAYARALQELSPTVAIAQVACPEFVPLVESNCLEGDRVHRIVRQTLKPLVDFDPDTLIYGCTHYPHLRHVIEQYLPATVHHLDPAHAVARATVRKLEAMNLATPCPQGQVQFYVSGIPEQFAQLASQWLGYYPTVEHLPLSLLTQFYPPLEITAPHPEVPIVVAS